Part of the Rubidibacter lacunae KORDI 51-2 genome is shown below.
GATGACAAGCTCTACAGCGGGCCCGGTAATGACAGCCTCAGCGGCGGGGACGGCAACGACAGCCTTGACGGCGGGGACGGCAAAGACTCTCTCGGCGGCGGGAACGGCAAAGACGTTCTCAACGGCGGACCCGGCAACGACAAGCTCCATGGCGGAAACGGCGACGATTTACTGTACGGCTATGACGGCATCAACAAGCTCTATGGCGGGAAGGGCAACGACACCCTCTACGGTGGGAGCGGCATCGACCGCCTCTACGGCGGTCAGGGCAGCGACGTGTTGGTTGGCGGCGCCGGGGACGATACGCTGGTTGGCTTCTTCGATTACAGCAGTTCCGAGTTCGACACGCTCATAGGGGGCGCCGGCACCGATACGTTCGTTCTGGGTGTTTCCAGCACCCTGTTCTACGTTGGGTCTGGGCACGCTCGCATCACTGACTTCACCAGCAATTCGAGAGACACGATCCAGATCTTTGGCGATCTCAGCGATTACAGCCTCGACCAAAGCGTCAACTACGGGGGGGCTGCAGCTCTAGACACGGTGATTCTCCGGGGCAGCGACGTGATCGGGGTCGTGGAAGATACGACGGCAATTGCCCTAACGGCTGATTACTTTACGACGGTGTAAGCAGATCCGAGATTGCTGCCGATTTTCGCGCTGCCTCAGCTTCGCTTCGAGCCTCCGACTTCACGGTCGGAGGTTTTTTGCGCGCGCTAGGGGATTGCATCCAGCTCAGGCATTGTTAACTTAACGTTGTGCTTTGGGAATCGACACTTTTTCATATGAGTTCATATTTTTCACGAAGGTCGCGTACAAAAACTCTACCAACCCAGCGAACTGGATCGGGAGAGTCTTGCTATGCGCGATCGCTCACGCATCAATGCGCAACTCTTGGGCAGCGATCGCGATCGGGACGTCTGCGCTCTGCGATCGCACCGTAAGCCGATCGCTTGTTGGGAGTGCGAGCGTTCGGATCCCGCACCCCTTGTTACACGTGAAGCAAAACGGACTGTCTGCGATCGGACGAGCGGCTGGACATCAGTTCTGGCAGGGGTTTGAGTTGTGCACCTCCCCGCTCAATAAATACGTTTGCCCTCTACCTTCATCCCAACGGCAAAGCGACCTGCGCTGAGATTCGCGCGATCGCAGGCTGCCATGTGTCACTTAATTTCAAGAGCGCGATCGGTCTAATAACAAGACACGAATTGCTCCTGAGGTGAGAAAAAATCAATTCAATTAGCGACCGCGATCCTCGTCAGAATCTTGAGAGCTTGCAACACTAATGGTGTGAGTTGAATCCAATGTAAACCGACCAAATTTAGAAAGATGCGATGAGTCTAAATCGACTCCAGCTTCTGACTCTATGCTATTCATCGTTTGCAGTATTCCTTCGTTTAGCCTCTTTTTACCAGGAGCAAAACAATGATTTACATCCAGTCGATCGACATCGAAAGTGCCTTCGGCGAGTATCACTTTTACGGCAAGGACGGCAACGACGTCCTCGAAGGCGGTCAAGGCAACGACCGCCTGAATGGCGGGAACGGCAACGACGGCCTGTATGGCAGGAATGGCGACGACCGCCTGAATGGCGGCAACGGCCACGACTTGCTTGTCGGCGGGAACGGCAACGACGTGCTGTATGGTGACAACGGCGGCGACCGCCTGTATGGCGGGGACGGTATCGACTTCCTTGCCGGCGGGGACGGCAACGACCACCTGTATGGGGGGACGGCAACGACTTGCTATATGGTGACAACGGCGACGACCGCCTGTATGGCGGGGACGGCAACGACCGCTTGCATGGGGGGAACGGCATCGACCACCTGTATGGTGGGAACGGCAACGACCACCTGTATGGCGGGGACCACAACGACTTGCTGTATGGCGGGAACGGCAACGACTACCTGTATGGCGGGGACCACAACGACTTGCTGTATGGTGAAGATGGAAACGACTATTTGTTCGGCAACGACGGCGCAGACCGCCTGCTCGGTCAGGACGGCGACGACCGCCTGCATGGCGGGAACCTCAACGACCGCCTGCTCGGTCAAAACGGCAACGACGTCCTCGACGGCGGTCAAGGCAACGACCGCCTGTATGGTGGGAACGGCAACGACTACCTGTATGGCGGGAACGGCAACGACGTCCTGTTCGCCGGCCAGGGCAGCGATTGGCTGATTGGCAACGCCGGAGACGATACGCTGATTGGCTTCGGCGACAGCAGTTCTGAGTACGACGTGTTGCTTGGTGGTAGCGGTACCGATACGTTCGTTCTGGGCGATCTCGACGGCGTGTTCTACCAGGGGGACGGTCACGCCCAAATTCTTGACTTCACCAGCGATTCGCTTGCTATCGAAGACACGATCCAGATCCACGGCGATCTCAGCGATTACAGCCTCGACCAAAGCGTCAACTACGGGGGGGGTGCAGCTCTAGACACGGCGATTCTCCTGGGCACCGACTTGATCGCGGTCGTGGAAGATACAACGGCAATTGCACTGACGGCTGATTACTTTACAACGGTGTAACCTGAGTCGAAAAGGCTGCCCATCTGGGCGCTGTTTCAACTTCACTTCGAGCCTCCGACTTACGCTTGAGGGCTTTTTGCACGCGCTCGGGGATTTGCATCCAGCTCAGGCATTGTCAACTTTCAGATGTGATTCAGGAATCAACTTTTTATATATGACTTTTCTCGTTATTTTTTGGCGAGTAAAATCGGCAGGTCTTGGAAGCGCTCGAAAGCCTTATTATCCAGTTGTGCGATCTCAATAGCCCCAGCCTGTTGGGTATCACACAAGCCTTGGAACCCCTGGTGTGCAATTGTTTGTGCAATTGTTGCAGACTTGACGGGAAAAGCCAGATCCAGATCCATATAAGTTCATGTTTCCCTTGAAGGGTGCCTACCAAAATCTCTCAACCCAGCGAACAGGATCGGTAGATTCGTTCTATGCGCGATCGCTCACGCATTCGTGCGCTACTCCTGGGAAGCGATCGCGATCGGGACCTCTGCGCTCGGCGATCGCTCCGTAAGCCGATCGCTCGTTGAGGGTGCGAGTGCTCAGATCTCGCGCCCCCTTGTTACCCGTAGGGCAAACTGGACCGCCTGCGATTGGATGAGCGTCTGGATGTCAGTTCTGGCAAAGGTTTTGCTTTTGCACGTCCCGGCACGACAGATCTGTTCGCACTCTGCATTCATCCCAACTTCAACACGACCTGCGCCGGTTGATTCGGGCGATCGCAAGCTGCCAGGTGTCACTTAGTTGCAGGGGCGCGATCGGGCTAAAAACAAGACAAGAATTACTCCTGACGCGAGAAGAAATCAATTCAATGTGCGACCGCGATCCTCGTCAGAATCTTGAGAGCTTGCGACACTAAGGGTGTGAGTTGA
Proteins encoded:
- a CDS encoding calcium-binding protein, producing the protein MEGWDGNDKLYGHGGDDLLYGWDGNDKLYGDVGNDTLYGGDGGDSLYGGDGNDTLGGGDGNDTLYGDDGGDYLYGGPGNDSLDGGDGNDTLYGGPGDDSLDGGNGDDKLYSGPGNDSLSGGDGNDSLDGGDGKDSLGGGNGKDVLNGGPGNDKLHGGNGDDLLYGYDGINKLYGGKGNDTLYGGSGIDRLYGGQGSDVLVGGAGDDTLVGFFDYSSSEFDTLIGGAGTDTFVLGVSSTLFYVGSGHARITDFTSNSRDTIQIFGDLSDYSLDQSVNYGGAAALDTVILRGSDVIGVVEDTTAIALTADYFTTV
- a CDS encoding calcium-binding protein, whose protein sequence is MYGGNGNDVLFAGQGSDWLIGNAGDDTLIGFGDSSSEYDVLLGGSGTDTFVLGDLDGVFYQGDGHAQILDFTSDSLAIEDTIQIHGDLSDYSLDQSVNYGGGAALDTAILLGTDLIAVVEDTTAIALTADYFTTV